From the Thamnophis elegans isolate rThaEle1 chromosome 16, rThaEle1.pri, whole genome shotgun sequence genome, the window TTTCAATGTTATACCTGTGCTGcatttaaaatagaaatagcTGTGAGCATGAAAAAGAAGGGAACATCAAGTCTGGGTTCTAATTTGgccaaaactttatttaaaaggtttattttttaaaaaaattcaaatatataATCTCTGAAAACCTCAGACCTCTGGGTGGAAAAAAAACTACATTGAATCCGCTGTTTCATTAAGTGCCAAAGAGCCCATCATTCCTTGCTGCACAAGAAATCTTATATTGTAATGTCaactactttttttttcataagatCAAACACGATAAGGCGTTCAGTTTTGTACCTGGTACTTATGAAGAAACCACCACCAGAAAGAATCCTGCAAAATCGCAAGAGATGCTTCAGAAAAAAACAGCTGCTTCAAAACCTGAGTATTGGTACcctgtccaaaaaagaaaaaaagacacaggAAAATGGAGTGGGCATTTTTATGCATGTCCCAAACATATTCATCTTCGAGGGAGTCCATTTGCCCCACTGCTTATGTGTTCAACATGGTTCAAAGCTATTGCTTAACAGTGAATATATTTATAATTCAAATATTATTTCAAGTTTCCTTTTTACTTCATTAATTTGTTCAGAGGTTTATACTGTAAACAGAACCACTGATTTATTGCACtggttgcagacattttattaaccAAGTATTCTATCTTGGCGGTTCCATCCAAAAcataatgaaaatggaaaatacaaATGCCATTAAAAATAGATTAGGAATTTATTCCAAGGGACAATCGTTATCTCAAAACAGAAACTGCTGCAGGAAACTGGAATACCTATTTTGATGTAACGGGAACACGGCAGACTGACAGTGGATCTGAATCAGCTATTTGTTCATGCCGTGTTATAGCAGAGGGGATCAAGCCAGGAAGAGACCTTGTTCAGACGTGAATTTGGTTCCAATCTCATATATTTAAGCAAGGACTGTAGGATTTGTCATGGGAACAAgaatggaaagaagagaaagcttGCCGTgcctattccctccccccccccacagtatttCTTCCATGTCATATGGTGAAACTAACCACAATCCAATGAGGAAGTAgtgctgtacagatagtccttgatttacaaccgtttgtttcatgaccgttcgaagttacaatggcactggaaaaaagtgacttctgactgtttttcacccaACCGCTCtagcatccccctggtcatgtgatcaaaagtcagccacttggcaactgactcatatttaggacggttgcaagtgtcccagggtgatgtgatcaccatttgttaacattctgacaagccaagtcaatggggaagccagattcacttaacaaccatctttctACTTTaataagtgcagtgattcacttaactatggcaaaaaggtcgtaaaatgggacaaaactcagttaacaactgtcttactcagccacagaaattctgagctcaattgttgtcataagtcgaggattaccagtCTGACCCTGTCAGGAGATTCAGCTGCACTGTGATCCCTGGAACATTTCAGGACAATTAGGAAGACAAGTATCTTCATTTCTGTCCACTTCAGTGTTTGAGAAATCTATCTCAAGAACCTTGGTAATATATGGAGCACATAAGAAATGCAGTCATAGATAAATATCTACTCAGGGGAGGAATTTTTACAGACATTCCTGAACTACAGTCTaaggacccacaaggaatttctcAGTACTTGTAAATCTGCTAGTGATGCCAGGGTGCCAGTTTATTCAGCATTCCTTCCAGCTGCCTTTAGttctacatttattttttagttgATTTGTAAAGTATGCAAGATACTTTTTTTTCTGGCCAGTTCTACACACAAAACAAATAAACTCTATGTGGAAATCCAGCTTTGGGGGGGATTATCTTTTAGAAATCTGGAGTTTTCTTATATGCAATTCATAACACGTGGCTAACCAATATGACTACTGTTGTCAACCAATCAACAGAGCACTCCTACAGTGTTGTCAGATGGTTACAAATTTGGAGCACTCTGACAAACTGTAATGTTTTGTCAATTGTTTTCCTGCAAATTTTCTGACCTAAAAAAAGAAGGCTGAACTTATGaagtgaagggagaaaaagaaggaattaaTCCTGGATTGGTCCTCTAAAATCTAGAAGCTTTATTCCACTTTTTGAAGGAAAATCTAAGATCAGATTCTGCCCACGTAATTTTGTTTCCATGAAGTGCtatctcacaaacacacacacacacacacaaaaaccctcCTTATATGtttgattttcagtgacttaACAAAATGTAGTTTTTCTGGCAAAAATATAGAAGCTGTTTGCCATCTTCAATGTtttgctttttgtaaaaaaataaatcctaatATAATGTCCTGTCCTTTTCTGTAGTGTCACATTCTGGCAATTACAAGAGCAGGAATATATTTATCCCAAATTTGTTCCAAGGTTTCACTTGTTCACAGATGCCTCTTGTTTCACAAATGTGTGTTCCATTTGGTGCTGCAATTtaagtaaaattaaaaattggtacCTTGAAAATTTGGAGTTTTAGAACCAAATCCCAGAGCTGTGCAGGTTCTAGATTGTTTGGAAGTTTTGTAAATTTCCACAAATTGAATCCAGAAAAActgaaattctaaaaaaaatgtaaaagagccATAGTCATCATACCTCACGAAGCAACAAAGTTTGAAATGCATCCTGCcaccaggcattttttttttctaaaaaagaaaatctaattATGTGGATTCCTAATTCAGAGCAGCACATACGATTAaatacttcattttaaaaatcatgtttCTACTGACCATTAAGGTACTCTTTGATTAGGGGCATATTTCGGGTGGCAGGAACAGCAACCAAAGGATCCATAACTCTACACGTTCAGCATTACAACAAGAACTATAACTTTACCAGATCAAAACAGATTTTTGAAAAATTGTTAAACATACTTCATACAATGACTGAGTTTGCATTACTTATTTAAACTACAATATGGGTTTGTTTTTGTCCCAACAAGGGATAAAAGATCCTTGAACAAAATAAGTTTtccatgttttaaaataattgcttggggggggggaaatcaaagcTGTAATCTATATCTTCCTCCAGAATGGTAGCACTTATCAATTAATTACATTTTCAGGTTTGGATGATAAATactttgtgtaaattaatttttaGAACTCTATTCCCAGTGGTTTAGAATTGATCCATTTCATCGCTGACTTTTACACTATATACATTTACCTCCAAGTCTTTGCTACTTGTGTCTTTTGGAGCTTCAGTAGGAAACTGAAATACATTAGAAAGAAATGCATCGTAAAGATATGGAACTAGAGTAGATGTAGTCCAGATACAGAAATAGAGAAATTTCCAAGGGGAAGGTAGAAGTCATGCAAAATCCCATGCACTGAGACATGGCACAGTGCAACATTAATAACATTCTGCTATGAGAGTTTAAGAAAAGGTGTACTGCATATAACTTTTCTAACAAATTGTTTAGTAGAGCAGAATACAAATATTAATGGTACATATTAATTGTAGTGGCATgtcatttaaataaaacatttatttgcaAAAAGCTCAAATATCCCATTTATGCATCAGTTTAATCCAAAATACTGAATGAATAAACCAGGACAAGCAGACTGTTGGAAGTCACCTCACTTAaggtggagaaagaaaagaaaggaacgtTTTTTATACATAAAACACAAGTGGAAttacatgcctccagaagttgtggatgctccaacactggaaatttttaagaaaagatgggataaccatttgtttgaaatggcataggggttcctgcctaagcagcagattggactagaagactttcaaagtctcttccaactctgttgttcagcTGTTCAGTTTTTTTATCCTAAGAGCAATGTAAGCAAACTTCTTAGCAAAACTCCAGTTTTCTCAGTGTAGCAATCTATCTCTTAAAGGAGGCGGGAAGGGATAATCAATGCATGAGTTACCTTCATTtcgatttttattttcttctttgaagCATCCTGGGATTCAGGAGATGATGTTACATCAGCttgaaaacaagaagaaaagaagctAAGAATTTTAAACATCTTCCCAGATATAAAATACAGTTTCCATGTAGTGGGAAAACATTTACCTATATTTTCAAGCATACACAATTAAGACACCTTAAAATAATTGAAGTGATTGGTCAGTGTGTAAAGAAAGATAAGCTTTGTCATGATTCCTAAAGTTAATACCTGAAACACATAACATAACTGCCCAAAGCCTCAGATCCAAATATTAATCATGCTGTTCTATTCATTAATCAAAAATTAAGTTTCACTGAATCTAACAGCACTTCAGCTCTCGGCCATTGAAAATATGCTTGTGCTTGATGTGTACACagacatgcatacatatatacatgcataaacacacagagagacacataaTTACAACTGGGAATTAGGAAGGCATCTTTTGGATGACTTCAGTCCATGTAGGTACAAAAATAACTTCTGTGGAAAGCAAGAGATTATAGTTCAATAGAACATCTCCTTAAAAGAATACTCCTGCATAAGGCTGTGTTTTAAATCCACTTTGGCCACTGAAGGAAAAATTTCCCTCCTGCTGCTGTGAGCCAGACCACAATTTTTGAGCCTAATTTTCTGATCACCATCAACTCCACCAAATAGGACACATCTGCTTTCTTTCTAGGCACGTGCCAAGTATCTGCTGGCGTACAAACAGGACATGGTGGAGACTTTACTTGAATCCTTGGCATGGTAGCCAGGGCAGTTAAGTGAATGCAGGGTCGCTGATTTGGAAATGTTTAAATGTATCCCAGAAAAATTGACACTGCTGTGTTTAAGAAGAAAATCTAATTGCATCAGCAAAGCAAGATAACCTATCATTCTTTGCCAGAGAACTATTTTTAATGGATCCTAAGATGAATACAAATATTACTGTAATCATAAGCTAAATAAGAGCAGTATGGCAGTCTAAGGACTAGTACATTAAGAATTAGAAAGATACAGTATAATCAAGCGAGATTatcaaatattgaaaaggcattaTTAGATGCCTTTTTACGTTACATTAACTGTTTTTACATTTCCTTTTAGATGTTATTCAACACAGGTTGTTGTCTCCAAGCAGGAAACCTATAAAACTGGATCTctatggatgtcccaaaggtgctttttcaaaaaaccactgggctttgtttttccttgaagacaccttgcttctcatccaagaggcatCAGCAGTTCCAGAAGGTTctgcacccatttgcactattcaggtgaccctgagggtacagataaacctccaagtggcttcaacaactctcagaaagaGAGCTAATGACCAGAAGACTgcaagaatataaatctttccattctccaccattcagtcagaactgaagaagcttcttggatgagaagcgaaacgtcttcaaccGAAAGCCTAgttatcttttgaaaaagcacccggGGGACTATAAAGCTAGACAGCTATTTGTCTAagctgctcgagcagggggttggaccagaggacctccaaggccccatctggctctgttattctaagttctaaaaTTAATACTGATCCCACCCTCCCCAAAATGGACTTATTGGCTAAGAGACAGAATTACCTTGTCCTGGCTGCTCATCTATTTCTGATTTCTCTGATTTCAATGTAAATATCTGTTTAGCATGCTCCTGGACTTGTAGTTTGCACtcatctattcttttttccaacctGGAAATAATTTCATACGGCATCGGAGCATTATCATAAAGATATTGGGCAACAGTATCCACAGGATAGTCATTTTTTATCCGGGAAACCAAGGGATAAGGATTCACATCTGGCAAGTGTGGGACTCTTGGCCAATCATCCTGCAAAGAACAGCCATTATAAAACAAATGTTAAGCAGAAATAATGTTAAAGTGTTTGTTATATACACAGAGCCatgaagtcctcgacttacaacctttcgtttagtgactgtctcaagttacgatgacactgaaaaaaagggacttccgGGCAGTTTTCCCACGTAGAACcactgcagtatccccatgatcatatgatcaaaatccagccatTTGCAACTGACtcgtgacggttgcagtgtccccaggtcacgtgatccctttctGCAAACTCACAACAGGCAAAATCAGTGAAGAAGCCAgatccgcttaacaactgtgttactaacttaaccactgcagagattcacttaacagctgtggcaagaaagatcgtaacatggggcaaagctcacttaacgaatgtcttactcggcaacggaaattttgggctcaactgtagttgtaagtcgaggactacctgtatagcaccGAACACTGGGGAATTTTGCCAAGTGATGTTTCCCCGTTGCTGATAGCAAAAAAAGATGTATTGAATCTGTAATTCATATTATACTTGTTCAACCCtattttttttgtctctctcACAGCATTGACTAATTGCCTTTTTATCTcacatgtaaaggtaaaggttcccgtcgcaaatatgtgctagttgaaccactgaactgccaaactttcaaccaacaagctcagcgtcttagccactgagccaccgtgtcccttcttTTCTCTCACATAGCATTTCTTAATTACCTTTCAGAAGTTCCATGATAAGCTGCCCAGCATTAACCATCATGCCTGCATGTATTCTTCCTTTGCTGAGCTATGATGGTTAATCTATAACAGGGGAATCTAAAGATCTCCAGATGTTTCAAACTGCACAATCACCATCCCTGGTGTTTATTGTTACTACTTTTAATGAAATTTTCATACCATTTTCCAGACACTCAAAGTACTATTAAAATCATTTCATAAACATACATACCAAATTAAAAAAGCCCAAAAATTCATCAAATGTACCAGGAAGTTCTACGGTTTCCTATAAATACATAAAGATACACGtcttataaaataaagcagaCTTGATTATACTATAACATACTTCTTTCATGCTAGTAA encodes:
- the FAM227B gene encoding protein FAM227B encodes the protein MGERGRTLTLSTYRHSFIEETVELPGTFDEFLGFFNLDDWPRVPHLPDVNPYPLVSRIKNDYPVDTVAQYLYDNAPMPYEIISRLEKRIDECKLQVQEHAKQIFTLKSEKSEIDEQPGQADVTSSPESQDASKKKIKIEMKFPTEAPKDTSSKDLENFSFSGFNLWKFTKLPNNLEPAQLWDLVLKLQIFKGTNTQVLKQLFFSEASLAILQDSFWWWFLHKYQPDQEEQDHFFDRIADSYVMLLWSIPSYIKDVFLQMYPDCLSQAIYITFCEAFPQACHRFNDQFKEELMDLIFLWIRGFKPQKFAWKNWKCPSTEKPRKSIVEKDSASQPSSEMPKRISISWSKSSSRSESTSITRTKTKTLRFQMKSGDQMQGLAREKKERLATVKEKV